Proteins from one Pirellulales bacterium genomic window:
- a CDS encoding efflux RND transporter permease subunit: protein MLLSDYSIDNPVKVAVGVVLVGLFGALAFVQIPVQLTPEVVKPTVAVMTFWPGSSPGEVETEIIAKQEEQLQDVEGMIDFRSTSGYGFGEIEMEFAVGTDLNATLLKVNNKLSQVREKPEDADEPIIRSVSANSSSIAYINLVPAPPSHAQLQALVREHPELADPVAPLLAQQVVDVPTVYRLARTYPAVRELLKNDPRVNSLRTFAEDELAARVERVEGVGECEVYGGSEQELRVIFNPVKLAAHRITLGELRAALARENTNVSAGDLWESRRSYVIRTLGQFASGDEVGSVIVAQRDGAPVYVRDLARVELSSKKTLGVGHQRGVDMLTLAVKRQQGANVIRVMEGVRAAVDELNAGLLASRGLYLMLSYDETVYINSAIGLVTGNFWVGGLLSVSILLVVLRNWRATLVISLAIPICAIATFLVIRMLGRSINVVSLAGMAFAVGMVVDNAIVVLENIFSRYQNGERPRVAASRGTSEVWGAVLASTATTVAVFLPVIFIQEEAGQLFRDISIAIAAGVALSLVVSLTVVPSATRWLLADKRVPTARPAAVSKATWYGRLIDRCGSAGNAAILRIASQLTTGHLGWFGSVLFAAMFGLGVWGCLPRTRTLPGAEPPFPPVAWPWIAAAVVAVGIFVAMLRAWPRLSIAISTFVLCGGVTLMLLPDAEYLPEGNKNLVFASLSPPPGYNVDQLLALGQTVESRLEPYWEAKPGTPEAARLTDGPLIDNFFLVARGGRIFMGARAVVPEQAKDLVPLLQRATQGLPGVMSFVSQASLFERNLATGRTIDIEITGPKLEQLVDLGRKVMLGVQEIYPVTTETSVQPIPSLDLGTSELHIRRHPEKAAQYGVSTTELGYAIDALNDGAFAGTYWHNGKEIDLVLYGDAEYSRRTQDIAALPLAAPNGQLVRVGDVADVRLQPGAESILRIDRQKAITIQVRPGSSIPLETAMRRIQAEVVDPLVDSPEAQGGLYRFRLAGTADDLRQVRGILWWRIGLAVFITFLLIAALYESFLYPWVIMVSVPLAAVGGVVSLWLLNQFVVVKLDVITMLGFVILTGTVVNNAILLVERALQLIRYENWDYREAALEGVRSRIRPIFLTAGTTVLGLVPLVVSPGAGSELYRGLGCIVLGGLSVSTLFTFFLVPVLFCLAYEFRVRWIGPERPAAAEDYEPLAVPHVALGAPGELAGALRSPVIE from the coding sequence ATGCTACTTTCCGACTACTCGATCGATAATCCGGTCAAGGTCGCCGTCGGCGTGGTGCTGGTCGGTTTGTTCGGCGCGCTGGCGTTCGTGCAGATTCCCGTGCAGCTCACGCCCGAAGTGGTCAAACCGACCGTGGCGGTCATGACGTTCTGGCCCGGCTCGAGCCCCGGCGAAGTCGAGACCGAGATCATCGCCAAGCAGGAGGAGCAACTGCAGGACGTCGAGGGGATGATCGATTTTCGCAGCACGTCGGGCTACGGCTTCGGCGAAATCGAGATGGAATTCGCCGTCGGCACCGATTTGAACGCGACCCTGCTGAAGGTGAACAACAAGCTCTCGCAGGTGCGTGAAAAGCCTGAGGATGCGGACGAGCCGATCATTCGTTCGGTCAGCGCCAATTCCAGCTCGATTGCCTACATCAATCTGGTGCCGGCACCGCCTTCGCACGCTCAATTGCAGGCCCTGGTGCGCGAACACCCCGAGTTGGCCGACCCCGTCGCGCCGCTGCTGGCGCAACAGGTGGTCGATGTGCCGACGGTTTACCGGCTGGCGCGCACTTACCCGGCCGTGCGCGAGTTGCTCAAGAACGATCCCCGCGTCAACTCGCTACGGACGTTTGCCGAGGATGAGCTGGCCGCGCGCGTCGAGCGCGTCGAAGGGGTGGGCGAATGCGAAGTGTACGGCGGCAGCGAGCAGGAGCTGCGCGTGATTTTCAATCCCGTGAAGCTGGCCGCCCATCGGATCACGCTGGGCGAGCTGCGCGCGGCGCTGGCAAGGGAGAATACCAATGTCTCGGCGGGCGATCTCTGGGAATCGCGCCGCAGTTACGTGATTCGCACGCTGGGGCAATTCGCTTCGGGCGACGAGGTGGGCAGCGTCATCGTGGCGCAGCGCGACGGCGCCCCGGTCTATGTGCGCGACCTGGCCCGGGTCGAGCTGTCGTCCAAGAAGACGCTTGGCGTGGGCCATCAACGCGGCGTCGACATGCTCACGCTGGCCGTCAAGCGCCAGCAGGGCGCCAACGTGATTCGCGTCATGGAAGGCGTTCGCGCCGCGGTCGACGAGCTCAACGCCGGGCTGCTCGCGTCGCGTGGGCTGTACCTGATGCTCAGCTACGACGAGACGGTCTACATCAACTCGGCCATCGGCCTGGTGACCGGCAATTTCTGGGTGGGAGGGCTGCTTTCCGTCTCGATCCTACTCGTGGTGCTGCGCAATTGGCGGGCCACGCTGGTGATTTCGCTGGCGATTCCGATTTGCGCCATCGCGACGTTCCTGGTGATCCGCATGCTGGGGCGCTCCATCAACGTCGTCAGCCTGGCCGGGATGGCGTTTGCCGTCGGCATGGTCGTCGATAACGCGATCGTCGTACTCGAGAACATTTTCTCGCGCTACCAGAACGGCGAACGCCCGCGCGTCGCCGCTAGCCGCGGAACAAGCGAAGTCTGGGGCGCCGTGCTCGCCAGCACCGCCACGACGGTGGCCGTCTTTCTGCCCGTGATTTTCATCCAGGAGGAAGCCGGCCAGTTGTTCCGCGATATCTCGATCGCCATTGCCGCGGGCGTCGCGCTGAGCCTGGTCGTGTCGCTTACCGTCGTGCCGAGCGCCACGCGCTGGTTGCTGGCGGACAAGCGAGTTCCTACCGCGCGGCCTGCTGCAGTGTCGAAAGCCACCTGGTATGGCCGGTTGATCGATCGCTGCGGCAGTGCGGGCAATGCCGCCATTCTGCGGATCGCCAGTCAATTGACGACCGGCCACTTGGGCTGGTTCGGTTCGGTGTTGTTCGCCGCCATGTTCGGCCTCGGTGTCTGGGGCTGCTTGCCACGGACTCGAACCCTGCCCGGGGCCGAGCCGCCGTTTCCGCCCGTGGCCTGGCCCTGGATCGCGGCGGCCGTGGTCGCCGTGGGCATCTTTGTGGCGATGCTGCGCGCCTGGCCGCGGTTGTCGATTGCGATCTCGACGTTCGTGTTGTGTGGCGGTGTCACGCTGATGCTCTTGCCCGACGCGGAGTACTTGCCCGAGGGGAACAAGAACCTCGTGTTTGCCAGCCTGTCGCCGCCGCCGGGGTACAACGTCGACCAGCTCTTGGCCTTGGGCCAGACCGTCGAGTCGCGGTTGGAGCCCTACTGGGAAGCGAAGCCGGGCACGCCCGAGGCCGCGCGGCTGACCGATGGCCCGTTGATTGACAATTTCTTCCTCGTGGCCCGCGGCGGACGCATCTTCATGGGCGCCCGCGCCGTGGTTCCCGAGCAGGCCAAAGACCTGGTGCCGCTGCTGCAGCGCGCCACGCAAGGCTTGCCGGGAGTCATGTCGTTCGTCAGCCAGGCCAGCTTGTTCGAGCGCAACCTGGCCACGGGCCGCACAATCGACATCGAGATCACCGGACCGAAGCTCGAACAGCTCGTCGACCTGGGACGCAAGGTGATGCTCGGCGTGCAAGAGATCTACCCGGTGACGACCGAGACGAGCGTGCAGCCGATTCCTAGCCTTGACCTGGGCACGAGCGAGTTGCACATCCGCCGGCACCCGGAAAAAGCCGCGCAGTATGGCGTCAGCACGACCGAGTTGGGCTACGCGATCGACGCGCTGAACGACGGCGCATTTGCCGGCACCTATTGGCACAACGGCAAGGAGATCGACCTGGTGCTCTACGGCGATGCCGAGTACAGCCGCCGCACGCAGGACATCGCCGCGCTGCCGTTGGCCGCACCCAACGGGCAGTTGGTTCGTGTCGGCGACGTGGCCGACGTCCGATTGCAGCCGGGCGCCGAGTCGATCTTGCGGATTGACCGCCAGAAGGCGATCACGATTCAAGTGCGGCCAGGCAGCAGCATTCCGCTCGAAACCGCCATGCGACGGATTCAAGCCGAGGTGGTCGACCCCTTGGTCGATTCGCCCGAGGCCCAGGGTGGCTTGTACCGCTTCCGCCTGGCCGGTACGGCCGACGATCTGCGCCAGGTGCGCGGGATTCTTTGGTGGCGCATCGGCCTGGCCGTATTCATCACCTTCTTGCTGATCGCGGCGCTGTACGAGTCGTTCCTGTATCCCTGGGTGATCATGGTCAGCGTGCCGCTGGCGGCCGTCGGCGGCGTGGTCTCGCTGTGGCTATTGAACCAGTTCGTCGTGGTCAAACTCGACGTGATTACTATGCTCGGCTTCGTGATCCTGACCGGGACCGTGGTCAACAATGCGATCCTACTCGTCGAACGTGCGCTGCAATTGATTCGTTACGAGAATTGGGACTATCGCGAAGCGGCCCTCGAGGGCGTGCGCTCGCGCATCCGGCCGATCTTCCTGACCGCGGGAACGACCGTCTTGGGCCTGGTACCGTTGGTCGTCTCGCCGGGCGCCGGCAGCGAGTTGTATCGCGGGCTGGGCTGCATCGTGCTGGGTGGACTGTCGGTTTCGACGCTGTTCACCTTCTTCCTCGTGCCGGTGCTGTTTTGCCTGGCTTACGAATTTAGAGTACGGTGGATCGGACCCGAGCGCCCCGCGGCGGCCGAAGACTACGAGCCCTTGGCCGTGCCTCACGTGGCCCTGGGTGCGCCCGGCGAACTCGCCGGCGCACTGCGGAGCCCGGTCATCGAATAA
- the ribD gene encoding bifunctional diaminohydroxyphosphoribosylaminopyrimidine deaminase/5-amino-6-(5-phosphoribosylamino)uracil reductase RibD: MQQADLDAWHMRRALALAERGRGAVEPNPLVGCLIVHGAETIGEGWHRRFGGPHAEVEALRVAGSRAAGATLYVTLEPCCHHGKTPPCTDAILAAGIRRVIVGHRDPFPAVDGGGLAKLAAAGVEVVVPVCEAEVRRLNAPYLTLLGQGRPWVIAKWAMTLDGRIATASGDSRWISNERSRAVVHEIRGRVDAIVVGRGTADVDDPLLTARPPGPRTATRVVLDRRARLASDSQLVRTRTAAPVLVVAGTEAAAKDVERLRKLGCEVLTLAASTNHEQLRELLAELGRRRMTNVLVEGGGTVLGALFDADLVDEVHVFTAPRIVGGEGARSPVLGAGRATINDAFSLADARIATLDGDVYLQGVVAGHDPGAIATDPAPRADLP; the protein is encoded by the coding sequence ATGCAACAAGCCGACCTCGATGCCTGGCACATGCGTCGAGCGCTGGCCTTGGCCGAGCGCGGGCGCGGCGCGGTCGAGCCGAATCCGCTGGTGGGTTGCCTGATTGTCCACGGCGCCGAAACGATTGGCGAAGGGTGGCATCGGCGTTTCGGCGGGCCGCATGCCGAAGTCGAGGCGCTGCGTGTGGCCGGTTCGAGGGCCGCCGGAGCCACGCTCTACGTGACGCTCGAGCCGTGTTGCCATCACGGCAAGACCCCGCCCTGCACCGACGCCATTCTGGCTGCCGGGATTCGTCGCGTGATCGTCGGTCATCGCGATCCGTTCCCGGCGGTCGATGGCGGTGGCCTGGCGAAGCTCGCTGCGGCAGGCGTCGAGGTTGTGGTGCCCGTTTGCGAGGCCGAGGTGCGGCGGCTGAATGCGCCCTATCTCACGCTGCTGGGCCAGGGCCGTCCGTGGGTGATTGCCAAGTGGGCCATGACGCTCGACGGGCGGATCGCGACAGCGAGCGGCGACAGCCGCTGGATCAGCAACGAACGCAGCCGGGCCGTGGTGCACGAGATTCGCGGACGGGTCGACGCGATCGTCGTCGGGCGAGGCACCGCCGACGTCGACGATCCGCTGCTGACGGCCCGCCCGCCGGGGCCACGCACCGCCACGCGGGTCGTGCTCGATCGCCGTGCCCGGCTCGCATCCGATTCGCAGTTGGTGCGCACCCGGACGGCGGCGCCGGTGCTCGTCGTCGCCGGCACCGAGGCCGCTGCGAAGGATGTCGAGCGTCTGCGTAAACTGGGTTGTGAAGTGCTGACGCTGGCCGCCTCGACGAACCACGAACAGTTGCGCGAGCTGTTGGCCGAGCTGGGCCGGCGACGGATGACCAACGTCCTCGTCGAGGGGGGCGGCACAGTGCTCGGCGCGCTGTTCGACGCCGACCTGGTCGACGAGGTCCACGTCTTCACGGCGCCGCGCATCGTCGGTGGTGAAGGGGCGCGGTCTCCCGTGCTTGGTGCCGGACGCGCGACCATCAACGACGCCTTTTCGCTCGCCGACGCCCGCATCGCCACACTCGACGGCGACGTCTATCTCCAAGGCGTCGTCGCGGGCCACGACCCCGGCGCTATTGCAACTGATCCAGCGCCGCGGGCAGATCTTCCGTGA
- a CDS encoding 50S ribosome-binding GTPase produces the protein MRTACTWQPMQKSGNDVRDWAAWLRRAQQALTALAEPIGALAVPSPAGHEWHELLVHKLLPQTRGEPWLVVAVVGGTNIGKSLLFNHLAGETASGVSPLAAGTKHPVCLVPPDFHSRAELAELFPGFELAPWHSADDALGAGETDHLFWREGVRVPARLLLLDTPDIDSDAQVNWRRADSVRQAADVLIAVLTQQKYNDAAVKQFFRKAAAADKAVIVVFNQVDVQEDREYWPLWLETFTAETGVAPELVYVVPYDRRAANSLALSFYEVGPTGRNAPEQSSSLRDELAALKFDAIKLRTLRGALATVTTGLPAYLAQIRAAASEFGVAQNVLASTDMARVEWPTLPSRLMVEEIQTWWDQRRAAWSRRVHGAYRQAWQAITWPVTAGWRALNPAGPDPLAQFHQAEHDAIVCAVGDLLGQLERLAEVGNETLRPRLQKLLSGDSRRSLLARIETAHAQLPPVADDYRAHLHEELERWALENPRQVAWLRSFDHAAALARPAITVSLFFSGFFVLDGMAHQAAVQAASQAASHLATEAAVAGGMAGGGDAAVLAAGRGLAHTAALLFRRLQQHYAQSRVEWFYATLEREFLGGLIGELAVGAAVPQRPEFQELHAAADALAAFVR, from the coding sequence TTGCGCACCGCTTGCACCTGGCAACCGATGCAGAAATCCGGCAACGACGTTCGCGATTGGGCCGCGTGGCTCCGTCGCGCGCAGCAGGCGTTGACCGCGCTGGCCGAGCCGATCGGCGCCTTGGCCGTTCCCTCGCCAGCGGGGCACGAATGGCACGAGTTGCTCGTGCACAAGCTGCTGCCGCAGACGCGGGGCGAGCCGTGGCTGGTCGTGGCGGTGGTTGGCGGCACGAACATCGGCAAGTCGCTGTTGTTCAATCACCTGGCCGGCGAAACGGCCAGCGGCGTCAGCCCCCTGGCCGCAGGCACCAAACACCCGGTGTGCCTGGTGCCGCCTGACTTCCACTCCCGGGCCGAACTGGCCGAGTTGTTTCCCGGATTTGAACTGGCGCCGTGGCACTCGGCCGACGACGCCCTGGGAGCCGGCGAGACCGATCACCTGTTCTGGCGCGAAGGGGTGCGCGTACCGGCGCGGCTGCTGTTGCTCGATACGCCCGACATCGATTCCGATGCCCAGGTCAATTGGCGCCGGGCCGACTCCGTGCGGCAGGCGGCCGACGTCTTGATCGCCGTCTTGACCCAGCAGAAGTACAACGACGCCGCCGTCAAACAGTTCTTTCGCAAGGCGGCCGCCGCCGACAAGGCGGTGATCGTCGTTTTCAACCAGGTCGACGTGCAGGAAGACCGCGAGTACTGGCCGCTCTGGCTCGAGACGTTCACGGCCGAGACGGGCGTCGCGCCCGAATTGGTGTACGTCGTGCCGTACGATCGACGCGCGGCCAATTCGCTCGCGCTGTCGTTCTACGAAGTGGGTCCCACGGGCCGCAATGCGCCCGAGCAGAGTTCGTCGCTACGCGACGAACTGGCCGCGCTGAAATTCGACGCCATCAAGTTACGCACGTTGCGCGGCGCCCTGGCCACGGTCACTACTGGTCTACCGGCTTACCTGGCCCAGATCCGCGCGGCCGCGTCGGAATTCGGCGTGGCGCAGAACGTCCTGGCCTCGACCGACATGGCCCGCGTCGAATGGCCGACGTTGCCTTCCCGGCTGATGGTGGAGGAGATCCAAACCTGGTGGGACCAGCGTCGCGCCGCGTGGTCGCGCCGCGTGCATGGTGCCTATCGCCAGGCGTGGCAAGCGATCACCTGGCCGGTCACGGCCGGGTGGCGCGCACTCAACCCGGCGGGGCCCGATCCGCTCGCGCAATTTCATCAGGCCGAGCACGACGCCATCGTATGCGCGGTCGGAGATTTGCTGGGTCAACTCGAGCGGCTGGCCGAGGTAGGCAATGAGACGCTGCGGCCGCGGCTGCAGAAATTGCTGAGCGGAGACTCGCGCCGATCGCTGCTGGCCCGGATCGAGACGGCGCACGCGCAATTGCCGCCGGTGGCCGACGACTACCGTGCGCACCTGCACGAAGAGCTCGAACGCTGGGCGCTGGAGAACCCGCGACAAGTTGCCTGGCTGCGATCGTTCGATCACGCCGCCGCATTGGCCCGGCCGGCGATCACGGTGTCGCTGTTCTTTAGCGGCTTCTTCGTGCTCGACGGCATGGCCCATCAGGCCGCCGTACAAGCAGCGTCCCAGGCGGCCAGCCACTTGGCGACCGAGGCTGCTGTTGCCGGCGGCATGGCCGGCGGAGGGGATGCGGCCGTGCTGGCGGCAGGCCGTGGCCTGGCCCATACGGCGGCCCTCCTGTTTCGCCGGCTCCAGCAGCACTACGCCCAAAGCCGGGTCGAGTGGTTCTATGCGACGCTCGAACGCGAATTTCTCGGCGGACTGATCGGTGAGCTGGCTGTCGGCGCCGCCGTGCCCCAACGGCCCGAATTCCAGGAACTGCACGCGGCGGCCGACGCCTTGGCGGCCTTTGTCCGCTGA